One Poecilia reticulata strain Guanapo linkage group LG4, Guppy_female_1.0+MT, whole genome shotgun sequence genomic window carries:
- the hsd11b1la gene encoding hydroxysteroid 11-beta-dehydrogenase 1-like protein, with translation MATFVKILIGSILAAYLAMKWTAPSFHPESLRGARVLVTGASTGIGEQMAYHYARFGAQIVITARREKVLQQVAEKCLSLGAQKALYIAADMANESDPDRVVDFALEKLGGLDYLVLNHIGPTTFGMWEGDVEHTRWLMKVNFLSYIQMAWRALPSLEQSKGSLVVVSSLLGKMPNPFTLPYSSTKFALNGFFGSLYHELAMKKSNVSISICTLGLIDTDSAMDKVRGVTNVPAYPATEAALNIIIAGATRQLDLYYPWFTQVITLIKDWSPSATNYFIQNSYNYNP, from the exons AATCGCTCCGAGGTGCCAGGGTGTTGGTCACCGGGGCCAGTACAGGCATTGGTGAACAAATGGCATATCATTACGCCCGCTTTGGAGCCCAGATTGTTATCACAGCAAGGAGGGAGAAAGTTTTACAGCAG GTAGCTGAGAAGTGTCTGAGTCTGGGGGCTCAGAAAGCCCTTTATATAGCAGCAGACATGGCCAATGAGTCTGACCCTGACAGGGTGGTCGATTTTGCTCTGGAGAAACTGGGAGGCTTGGACTACCTGGTTCTCAACCACATTGGCCCGACTACCTTTGGCATGTGGGAGGGAGATGTGGAACATACCAGGTGGTTAATGAAG gtCAATTTCTTAAGCTACATTCAGATGGCCTGGAGAGCTTTGCCCTCTCTTGAGCAAAGTAAAGGATCTTTGGTGGTTGTTTCATCACTTTTAG gtaAAATGCCGAACCCCTTCACGCTACCATACAGCTCAACAAAATTTGCCCTAAATGGATTCTTCGGGTCCCTTTATCATGAACTGGCCATGAAGAAAAGCAATGTGTCAATCTCAATATGCACCCTGGGGCTTATTGATACTGATTCAGCCATGGACAAAGTCAG ggGTGTTACAAATGTACCAGCCTACCCCGCCACAGAAGCCGCATTAAATATCATCATCGCTGGAGCAACAAGACAGCTGGATCTTTACTATCCGTGGTTCACACAAGTCATAACTCTAATAAAAGACTGGTCTCCTTCAGCAACAAACTACTTCATCCAGAACTCCTACAACTACAATCCATGA
- the LOC103463669 gene encoding hydroxysteroid 11-beta-dehydrogenase 1-like protein: protein MGTFVKIVIASICVGYVAVKWNRPSFDSESLRGARVLVTGASSGIGEQMAYHYARFGAQIVITARREKVLQQVTEKCLSLGAQKALFISGDMSNESDPDKVVDFALEKLGGLDYLVLNHIGVTRFAMWDGDVDHVRWLMKPNFFSYIQMAWRALPSLEKSKGSMVIVSSMAGKLSNPFTAPYCSTKSALNGFFGALSHELAMKKSNVSTSLITLGLIDTESALNAVRGIITTPAYPATEAALNIIVTGATRQSELYYPWYTYVMNLFKDWYPSLTNHLIQNALNYDP, encoded by the exons ATGGGAACCTTCGTAAAGATTGTAATTGCTAGCATTTGTGTTGGCTATGTAGCTGTCAAGTGGAATAGACCAAGTTTTGATTCAG aatctCTTAGAGGTGCCAGGGTGTTGGTCACCGGGGCCAGTTCAGGCATTGGTGAACAAATGGCGTATCATTACGCCCGCTTTGGAGCCCAGATTGTCATCACAGCAAGGAGGGAGAAAGTTTTACAGCag GTTACTGAGAAGTGTTTGAGTCTGGGGGCCCAGAAAGCTCTCTTCATATCTGGAGACATGTCTAATGAGTCTGACCCTGACAAAGTGGTTGACTTTGCTCTGGAGAAACTGGGAGGCTTGGACTACCTGGTTCTCAACCACATTGGTGTGACTCGCTTTGCCATGTGGGATGGAGACGTGGATCACGTCAGGTGGCTCATGAAG CCCAATTTCTTTAGCTACATACAGATGGCCTGGAGAGCCTTGCCCTCTTTGGAGAAAAGTAAAGGGTCTATGGTTATAGTGTCATCAATGGCAG GGAAGCTGAGCAATCCCTTCACGGCCCCGTACTGTTCAACAAAATCTGCCTTGAATGGATTCTTTGGGGCCCTCAGCCATGAACTTGCAATGAAGAAAAGCAACGTGTCCACCTCTCTAATCACACTGGGACTAATTGATACCGAATCAGCTTTGAACGCAGTCAG GGGAATCATCACGACACCAGCCTATCCTGCGACAGAAGCTGCACTGAATATCATTGTAACAGGAGCAACAAGGCAGTCAGAGCTGTACTATCCCTGGTACACATATGTCATGAATCTCTTCAAAGACTGGTATCCCTCTCTAACAAATCATCTCATCCAGAACGCCCTCAACTACGATCCATAG